From one Erinaceus europaeus chromosome 4, mEriEur2.1, whole genome shotgun sequence genomic stretch:
- the ZSCAN26 gene encoding zinc finger and SCAN domain-containing protein 26 isoform X1, producing the protein MYQRSIPGIQSKEHSPRQSCLELVMAAALEKAHSPAPLNLKKEVFPVVREDPTSPGLRGIKLQGNSKGLRLELLCKQFRQLRYEETTGPRGAWNQLQELCRLWLQPETHTKEQILELLVLEQFLTILPGELQARVREHHPASGEEVVVMLEDLQSKLGETEQQDPDQKKKQKLHVEDSVPEKAAQPPQALQKYEIARPEKEEEGEEARIDNGKLVAETASDRGVESSGKVSKPIKAHCEDSNLERQQTKPKEKNYYKCSECGEEFVQHSDLVKHEDVHTGQKLCESQIGQNSCHTGHKKICSGEKGHKCQECGKAFQRSSHLVRHQKIHLGEKPYQCKECGKVFSQNAGLLEHLRIHTGEKPYLCIHCGKNFRRSSHLNRHQRIHSQEEPCECKDCGKTFSQALLLTHHQRIHSHSKSHLCNECGKSFSLTSDLIRHHRIHTGEKPFKCSICQKAFRLNSHLSQHVRIHNEEKSYECNICGEAFRQRSGLFQHQRYHHKDKLA; encoded by the exons GAGTATCCCTGGAATACAGTCAAAAGAACATTCTCCCAGACAGAGCTGTCTGGAGCTAGTGATGGCCGCAGCATTAGAAAAGGCTCACTCGCCAGCTCCTCTGAATCTAAAGAAGGAGGTGTTTCCGGTTGTGAGAGAGGATCCCACCTCACCTGGCCTACGAGGAATCAAGCTGCAAGGGAACAGCAAAGGCCTCAGACTGGAGTTGCTGTGCAAACAGTTCAGGCAGCTGCGCTATGAAGAGACTACAGGACCTCGGGGTGCATGGAATCAGCTCCAAGAGCTCTGCCGACTTTGGCTGCAGCCTGAGACCCACACCAAGGAGCAGATCTTAGAGCTGCTGGTGCTGGAGCAGTTCCTGACCATCCTCCCTGGAGAGCTACAGGCACGGGTGCGGGAGCATcacccagcaagtggggaggaaGTGGTTGTTATGCTGGAAGATTTGCAGTCAAAACTGGGAGAAACAGAACAACAG GACCCAGaccaaaaaaagaagcagaaactgCATGTAGAGGACTCAGTCCCCGAAAAAGCAGCACAGCCCCCACAGGCCCTGCAAAAGTATGAAATTGCAAggcctgagaaagaagaggaag GTGAGGAGGCAAGGATTGATAATGGAAAGCTGGTTGCAGAGACAGCTTCTGATAGAGGGGTGGAGTCATCTGGGAAGGTATCCAAACCCATAAAGGCTCATTGTGAGGACTCTAACTTGGAAAGGCAGCAGACCAAGCCCAAGGAGAAGAATTACTATAAGTGCTCAGAATGTGGGGAGGAATTCGTTCAGCACTCAGATCTGGTAAAGCATGAAGATGTACACACAGGGCAAAAGCTCTGTGAATCCCAAATTGGTCAGAATTCTTGTCATACTGGACATAAAAAAATCTGCTCTGGAGAAAAAGGTCATAAGTGTCAAGAGTGTGGAAAAGCCTTTCAGAGAAGTTCACACcttgtcagacatcagaaaattcATCTTGGTGAGAAGCCTTATCAGTGCAAGGAATGTGGAAAAGTCTTTAGCCAGAATGCTGGCCTCTTAGAACATCTCAGAATTCAtactggagagaaaccttatcTGTGTATTCACTGTGGAAAGAACTTTCGGCGCAGCTCTCACCTCAATAGACATCAGAGAATTCACAGTCAAGAGGAGCCCTGTGAATGCAAGGATTGTGGAAAAACTTTTAGTCAGGCCCTCCtcctcacccaccaccagagaATCCACAGTCATTCCAAAAGCCACCTATGTAATGAATGTGGGAAGTCCTTCAGTTTGACCTCAGACCTTATTCGACATCACAGGATTCACACTGGAGAAAAACCTTTCAAGTGTAGTATATGCCAGAAAGCCTTCCGACTGAACTCACACCTATCTCAGCATGTAAGAATACACAATGAAGAAAAATCCTATGAGTGTAATATATGTGGAGAAGCCTTCAGGCAAAGGTCGGGTTTGTTTCAACATCAAAGATATCACCACAAAGATAAACTGGCTTAA
- the PGBD1 gene encoding LOW QUALITY PROTEIN: piggyBac transposable element-derived protein 1 (The sequence of the model RefSeq protein was modified relative to this genomic sequence to represent the inferred CDS: inserted 2 bases in 2 codons; deleted 2 bases in 2 codons; substituted 1 base at 1 genomic stop codon): MAVDEALLDPFPENKDGLVKVKEEDPKWEQMGSSQESSKRTRELCRLHFRQFCYQEALIQLQELCHQWXHTKKQILELLVLEQFLTILPEELRTQEPAYLLDNGEEVVTVLENLGTNIGDTRQQVIREYRLINTKQETSEEMGQGAEVSGIANSMPQAPYSTAVPSERTAVHLNTLKDHHQGDLWARLYVSSLKYAAGDITXKGRKKDKTRVSQLLQDLTFSGNSDVEDGKESEIQPAQKKLKMSNVQEKNWAKRDIKPNFPSWSALDSGLLNLKNEKVNPVELFELFFDDETFNLIVNETNSYASQKNINLEVTVQEIQCVFGVLLLSGIVRHPRRGIYWDIADADQNQVRDAIKRDRFELMFSYLRFADNSHLDQRDKFTKLRPLIKQXKHFLLYSPLEEYSYFDKTVCECFASDQFLSGKPIRIGYKMWHGKTTQGYLVWFEPYQEQSTMMTDKDLDLGLSGNLVMNFADVLLERGQYPYHL, from the exons ATGGCAGT GGATGAAGCTTTGCTGGATCCCTTTCCTGAAAATAAAGATGGCCTTGTGAAAGTGAAGGAGGAAGATCCTAAATGGGAGCAGATGGGCAGCTCACAGGAGAGTAGCAAGCGCACTAGGGAGCTTTGTCGCCTGCATTTCAGACAGTTCTGCTATCAGGAGGCTCTGATCCAACTCCAAGAACTTTGCCATCAAT CTCACACCAAGAAACAAATCTTGGAGTTGCTGGTGTTGGAACAGTTCCTGACCATTCTGCCTGAGGAGCTGCGGACCCAGGAGCCAGCTTATCTGCTGGATAATGGAGAGGAGGTAGTGACAGTGCTGGAGAATCTAGGGACAAATATTGGAGACACAAGACAGCAGGTGATAAGAGAAT ATAGATTGATTAACACAAAGCAAGAAACCTCTGAAGAGATGGGACAAGGTGCTGAGGTTTCAGGAATAGCCAACAG TATGCCCCAAGCCCCTTATAGTACTGCTGTCCCTTCTGAAAGGACAGCTGTACATTTGAACACTCTGAAGGACCATCACCAAGGTGACTTGTGGGCCCGGTTGTATGTCTCATCCTTGAAATATGCTGCAGGAGACATTACctgaaaagggagaaaaaaagacaaaactcgAGTGAGTCAACTGCTCCAAGACCTTACATTTTCTGGAAACTCAGATGTGGAAGATGGTAAGGAATCTGAGATCCAACCTGCTCAGAAAAAACTAAAGATGTCAAATGTCCAAGAGAAGAACTGGGCCAAAAGAGACATTAAACCCAAC TTTCCAAGCTGGTCAGCATTGGATTCTGGACTTTTGAATCTCAAGAATGAGAAGGTGAACCCAGTAGAgctctttgaattattttttgaTGATGAGACATTCAACTTGATTGTCAATGAAACCAATAGTTACGCTTCTCAGAAAAATATCAATTTAGAAGTCACAGTTCAGGAAATACAGTGTGTGTTTGGTGTTCTGCTTTTGAGTGGAATTGTCAGACATCCCAGAAGAGGGATATATTGGGATATTGCTGATGCTGATCAAAATCAGGTTAGAGATGCAATTAAAAGAGACAGGTTTGAGTTGATG TTTTCATACTTGCGTTTTGCAGATAATAGCCACCTAGATCAAAGAGATAAGTTTACAAAATTGAGGCCTCTTATAAAGC ATAAACATTTCCTCCTGTATTCTCCCCTAGAAGAATAttcttattttgataagacagtgtGTGAATGCTTTGCTAGTGACCAGTTCCTAAGTGGGAAACCTATTAGAATTGGCTATAAAATGTGGCATGGCAAAACCACACAGGGTTATCTGGTTTGGTTTGAGCCTTATCAAGAGCAGTCAACTATGATGACAGACAAGGATCTTGATCTTGGCTTAAGTGGAAATCTAGTTATGAATTTTGCTGATGTTCTTTTAGAAAGAGGTCAATATCCCTATCACCTGTGA
- the ZSCAN26 gene encoding zinc finger and SCAN domain-containing protein 26 isoform X2, translating to MAAALEKAHSPAPLNLKKEVFPVVREDPTSPGLRGIKLQGNSKGLRLELLCKQFRQLRYEETTGPRGAWNQLQELCRLWLQPETHTKEQILELLVLEQFLTILPGELQARVREHHPASGEEVVVMLEDLQSKLGETEQQDPDQKKKQKLHVEDSVPEKAAQPPQALQKYEIARPEKEEEGEEARIDNGKLVAETASDRGVESSGKVSKPIKAHCEDSNLERQQTKPKEKNYYKCSECGEEFVQHSDLVKHEDVHTGQKLCESQIGQNSCHTGHKKICSGEKGHKCQECGKAFQRSSHLVRHQKIHLGEKPYQCKECGKVFSQNAGLLEHLRIHTGEKPYLCIHCGKNFRRSSHLNRHQRIHSQEEPCECKDCGKTFSQALLLTHHQRIHSHSKSHLCNECGKSFSLTSDLIRHHRIHTGEKPFKCSICQKAFRLNSHLSQHVRIHNEEKSYECNICGEAFRQRSGLFQHQRYHHKDKLA from the exons ATGGCCGCAGCATTAGAAAAGGCTCACTCGCCAGCTCCTCTGAATCTAAAGAAGGAGGTGTTTCCGGTTGTGAGAGAGGATCCCACCTCACCTGGCCTACGAGGAATCAAGCTGCAAGGGAACAGCAAAGGCCTCAGACTGGAGTTGCTGTGCAAACAGTTCAGGCAGCTGCGCTATGAAGAGACTACAGGACCTCGGGGTGCATGGAATCAGCTCCAAGAGCTCTGCCGACTTTGGCTGCAGCCTGAGACCCACACCAAGGAGCAGATCTTAGAGCTGCTGGTGCTGGAGCAGTTCCTGACCATCCTCCCTGGAGAGCTACAGGCACGGGTGCGGGAGCATcacccagcaagtggggaggaaGTGGTTGTTATGCTGGAAGATTTGCAGTCAAAACTGGGAGAAACAGAACAACAG GACCCAGaccaaaaaaagaagcagaaactgCATGTAGAGGACTCAGTCCCCGAAAAAGCAGCACAGCCCCCACAGGCCCTGCAAAAGTATGAAATTGCAAggcctgagaaagaagaggaag GTGAGGAGGCAAGGATTGATAATGGAAAGCTGGTTGCAGAGACAGCTTCTGATAGAGGGGTGGAGTCATCTGGGAAGGTATCCAAACCCATAAAGGCTCATTGTGAGGACTCTAACTTGGAAAGGCAGCAGACCAAGCCCAAGGAGAAGAATTACTATAAGTGCTCAGAATGTGGGGAGGAATTCGTTCAGCACTCAGATCTGGTAAAGCATGAAGATGTACACACAGGGCAAAAGCTCTGTGAATCCCAAATTGGTCAGAATTCTTGTCATACTGGACATAAAAAAATCTGCTCTGGAGAAAAAGGTCATAAGTGTCAAGAGTGTGGAAAAGCCTTTCAGAGAAGTTCACACcttgtcagacatcagaaaattcATCTTGGTGAGAAGCCTTATCAGTGCAAGGAATGTGGAAAAGTCTTTAGCCAGAATGCTGGCCTCTTAGAACATCTCAGAATTCAtactggagagaaaccttatcTGTGTATTCACTGTGGAAAGAACTTTCGGCGCAGCTCTCACCTCAATAGACATCAGAGAATTCACAGTCAAGAGGAGCCCTGTGAATGCAAGGATTGTGGAAAAACTTTTAGTCAGGCCCTCCtcctcacccaccaccagagaATCCACAGTCATTCCAAAAGCCACCTATGTAATGAATGTGGGAAGTCCTTCAGTTTGACCTCAGACCTTATTCGACATCACAGGATTCACACTGGAGAAAAACCTTTCAAGTGTAGTATATGCCAGAAAGCCTTCCGACTGAACTCACACCTATCTCAGCATGTAAGAATACACAATGAAGAAAAATCCTATGAGTGTAATATATGTGGAGAAGCCTTCAGGCAAAGGTCGGGTTTGTTTCAACATCAAAGATATCACCACAAAGATAAACTGGCTTAA